One Vibrio sp. CDRSL-10 TSBA genomic region harbors:
- a CDS encoding MinD/ParA family protein, with protein sequence MTNKMIYDQASGLRRLTQPSVTKVIAVTGGKGGVGKSNVTLGMAICMARQGKKVMVLDADLGLANIDVMLGIRPKRNLGHVLAGECELKDAIVEGPHGIKIIPATSGTQSMTELSHAQHVGLIRAFGSLEDEMDILLVDTAAGISDMVVSFSRAAQDVVVVVCDEPTSITDAYALIKLLSREHQVQRFKIVANMVRSYREGRELFAKLTLVTERFLNVSMELVACIPLDDNVRQAVKRQKIVVDAFPRSPAALAISSLANKALTWPIPKTPSGHLEFFVERLLNRTEIVGESFGE encoded by the coding sequence ATGACAAACAAAATGATATATGACCAAGCAAGCGGCTTACGTCGCTTAACCCAACCTTCCGTAACCAAAGTCATTGCGGTGACTGGCGGCAAAGGTGGTGTGGGCAAATCAAACGTGACTCTGGGCATGGCCATTTGTATGGCGCGTCAGGGTAAAAAAGTCATGGTGCTGGATGCTGACCTGGGACTGGCGAATATTGATGTCATGCTGGGGATTCGTCCGAAACGAAACCTCGGTCATGTACTGGCGGGTGAATGTGAGCTGAAAGATGCGATCGTGGAAGGTCCGCATGGCATCAAGATCATTCCGGCTACATCGGGCACACAGTCAATGACGGAGCTCTCGCATGCTCAGCACGTAGGCCTGATTCGCGCATTCGGCTCGCTGGAAGATGAAATGGACATCCTGCTGGTGGATACCGCAGCCGGTATTTCTGACATGGTGGTGAGCTTTTCCCGTGCGGCGCAAGATGTGGTTGTTGTGGTATGCGACGAACCGACTTCTATCACCGATGCTTATGCACTGATCAAACTTTTGAGTCGTGAACACCAGGTTCAGCGATTTAAGATTGTCGCCAACATGGTTAGAAGCTATCGTGAAGGCAGGGAATTGTTCGCCAAGTTGACTTTGGTCACAGAGCGTTTCTTAAATGTCAGTATGGAACTCGTCGCCTGTATTCCTCTGGACGATAATGTCCGTCAGGCGGTGAAACGGCAGAAAATCGTAGTGGATGCGTTTCCGCGTTCACCTGCCGCATTGGCGATTAGCTCTTTGGCCAATAAGGCGTTAACATGGCCGATTCCGAAAACGCCAAGCGGGCATCTGGAATTCTTTGTGGAAAGATTGCTCAACCGGACCGAAATTGTAGGGGAATCATTTGGTGAATAA